From the genome of Triticum aestivum cultivar Chinese Spring chromosome 1A, IWGSC CS RefSeq v2.1, whole genome shotgun sequence:
AATGTAAAAATTAAACGGATATATATTTAGTTTGAATCATCGAGTAATACTTATTTTTAAAGTTAAAAAAATGCATTATACAAGCACACACATATTTAAAGACACACATTAATCTGAAATAGAAATTAATTCTTAGGTGAGACATGTGATATAACTAAATTCAAATGAAAATAGCATATTTTTATTCTCATATATAGATAGCCAACACAACCGTCAAGTGCTTATTAATATATTTTCCCTAAATGGCAGTGAGCACTGGCTGGCTTCCAGTTTTACGCCTTTTGCACGCAAAGCTGTCAACCTCTTCTCCATCTTCATCGTTGTCATCCTTCTTTGTTTTGAATTTTGAAGAAATGCGGGAGCAACAGTCACCAACGTCTTTCACGTACCATATTTTGTCGAACAAGGTAGACACATATGGATTGGTCTCTCCGTATCCTTCTTCGATCTCGAAACATACATGTTCCATCACAGCTATGGCTGTTGACATAGGAGGCATGAGCACTATTCGCTGCATTAGAAAACATAAATTTGAAAATGCAATATACATAAAAAAAGCAACAACTCGTGTGGAACTAGTTCTGTGGAGCAAAATAGCAACAATTTGAATATGCAATAAAAATATCTTCACTAACCTCCGCATGGATCTGGCCACCAGACCTCAGCCTCTTAGCCATTCTTGAAATTCAAAAATATCTTATGGATATAAAAGCTTTGATGAAGCCGTAGGTCTAACTCACGTTTGCAAGTATAGGCTATGTGCCTGGAGAACAGCCGTTGCTTCTATATATAGAACAAAGACGACCGCACGCGCTCGGTCCTGCCGTCCTTTTTTGAAGTTTGAATCCGACACTGATTGTATTAATTGCAGGCCCTTCGCCCTACTCCTTCAAGTTGGCCTCGGCCCATCAGTCATGTCCATTTCACCCTACATGACAAAAGAATGAACATGTACGGGCAAACGGCCCATTATGACCTTtattccttgtttctatttttaaTGTTGGGCAACATGGCGGCGGTACGTGAAGTTTTTTTaatgtaaaataaataaatatataaatatGTTTCATAGTTGTATATACATAATTAATTGCGGAAATTGAAGACATTTTGCAATATAACATAATTATTACACAAGGTGGATAATAATATCTACGCAGCATTGAGGAACTCATTAATAAAATAAGTTACTATTCGATCATATAAATATAAATTTATACTAAAAGCAAGAAATGAATATAAGAAACACGGTGCATCTAAGAACCAGTACAATAAAAGAAACTAATCATTATGCTGTTTTCCATTTTGCACTCAAACAACATGAATTATTCAAAAGAGATTGTTTCATCGCAGATACATGTTGCAAATGCCAATGTACTTTTTTCATTATTCTGGTTCAACACTTCATGATTCATTCCATAACAATCTTGTCGTTGAACATTGCCTTCTTGCCGCAACTGTTCCGTCGATGCCCTGCTACACCACAATTTGTGCAAGTAGATTGTTTTCGCGGTTTAACCGGTGCATCACCTCTCATTGAACATGTTGTGCATTTGTGTCCTTCGCCCCTGCAAATCTTGCAGAATCTCGATCTCTTAACATTCTTCTCATAAGGCGCCTTCTCTCTTGCTGTCGTAGGTCTGCCTTTCAACCTCTTTGGAGGTGGCGCGGATAACTCATGGTGACTTCTATCAGGTGAGAATACATCGTTCATTAACTCTGAACTTTCACCTTCGTTAGCATCACCTCCATTCATGCACGAACTTTCAGACCTTGTGCATTTTGCCATATGAATGTGACGGAGTTCTGAAAATTCTTGTGCATCAGCTGCCATGTTCATGCTCATATCTCCCCTGATTTTGCTTGTTGCATTTGACCTAGCAACACTTGAAGCTTTGTCCAACACACTCATGCCATCTCCCCTATTGCAAAGAGGGGCCACATTCAATAATCCTTCCTTTATGTAATTAATAGTGAACTCGTAACTCTTAACATTTGTGTCGCCAAgtctgaccagctcaagtgcgGCATTGTACAAAGAAGAGTCTCTGTATGTTGGAGATTCAATAGGACTCGTGTCTTTCTGGTAATGTTTAAGATGGTCAGGTAGGATGTCACGTGCATCTATTGTCCATCGTTTCATGACATGGTGTGCCGGGATCATTTTAACATCCAATACCATCATCACCAGACAATTCAAAAGAATATCATGTCAATCTACCTTAGCAATCATAGGTCATTATTAGATTTTCAGTATTTCATAGTTTGCACCGAAGATACCTTGATTATGTGGCAGCATACCATACCCATGTGGTCAAATAGTCCGCATTGGCATCTGTACTTTTCCCCATCATCAGTTATTTCTATTTCAAAATCAGTCTTACAGTACGTGCTTCTTTTCTCTGCATTCACATGAGTTGCTCTGTACAATTTCTTCGGTGTTATCTCTGATACAGTGTAATACAGTGTATGAGCCAGCTGCATACATATAAGAACCAAACATTTCAAACATTGTCCTCGTGTATATTTTGCCTGTGTGCTTCTCCAGTGGAATGTTTGCCTTCAGTACAACACCTCCCTGTAAAATTTAGATTTATTGTTATTATAAAATAAGCGTTTCTAAGATAAATTTCATTTTCAAAAGCATATTACTACAGAGATGAGTACTGAAACTTTTACCAATCTAGTACGTTTTTCTTGAAAACCTTCTTCCTGGTCTCTGTCGAATTGAAGCTTGCTATATTGTTTCACAAAAAGATTCATAGGGCAGCCTGGAGGTACGTAGTTCTTGAGCATGTGATTCGCGCTTTCGCTATGCTGTGTGCTAGTCATCCTGACACAGAACTTCCCTGCAAAATAAGGTTTCGCCCACATATGTCGCTTTTCATAAGTCTGTATGAGGAAAGTATTCTTCTGCAGTGAATATTTGTCAATCAACTCTTTCCATTGTTTTTCAAACTCTTCTTCAGTCAACATTTCCTGTATTAATTTGTGGAACTCAACCCTGAATTCACTCTGTTTGTTGTACAAAGTCCCGAGCGATTCTTTTGCTTTCTTTAAAACGTGCCACTTACACCAACGATGTGTTGCATCTGGGTAAACTTGCTCGATAGCTAGCTCCATGGCTCTTGCTTGGTCTGTGAATATTACATTAATATTGGTCAATATCAGATCCAACTAGTTTTCATTACAAAAAAATATATTACCAAATTGACAACTTACTTACCAGTTAGAATGGTAATTGGTTTCTTCCCtcccatcaacttgacaaactCTGAAAAAACCCAGTTAAAGCTCTCTACTTTCTCATCATGCATAAGTAAACCAGCGTATATAACACTCTGGAAATGGTTTTTAACCCCAACAAATAGTCCGAATGGCATGTCGTATAGATTTGTCCTGTAGGTAGTATCAAATGTAACAGCATCACCAAAGTAGTGGTACTGTAATTTGCTCTTCCCAGTTGTCCATATCAGTGTTCTAACTCTACTCTCACTGTTCTAACTCTACTCTCACCTTCTACACGAACTGTATAAGTGAATTCAGGGTCACTCTGCTTCAGCTCAGCAAAATAATCCATTGtcttcttaacatcttcatctgcTTGGTCTCTGCCTAGTTTCGCGCACAAGGTCCTCATGCATCTTTTGGTGAAAGGAACATTCTCTATGCGACCAAAAAATGTCCCTATTATGCTGTAAACTTTGCTGAGGTTGACATTATTCTGACGTAGTTGAGATACCAGCTCTCTTGTGTATTTGTCTATGTGCCGGTGGGAAGGGAAGTGGAGTTTCTGGGCGCATGTGTGTAACATCTCATGGTTGTGAGAGACTTTGTACTCACATATGTACCGGCCATCATCTTCAGTCCTCAGCAATCTAATCATCGCTGGACACTCTGTTCTGGAAGAGGTAGAGTTCACCTTCTTTGGTTTCCCCTAATGAGAAAGTAAACTAAATTGAATAACCATCCAATATTCTGAAAAGGTGTAAATGAACAGGGATTATAGAGTTTGTTTGCTTACCCCGCAGTTGCAAAGCAGCTCTTGCATGCTTTTAGCACCTTTGACATTTGTGCGACTCTTCCCGTACCTGATGTTGAAACCGCATTCCCATGAATACAGGTTGTAGTAGTCGTAGGCCTCTCCTAGCGAATTAAATGTCAACCCCATAGAAGGCACTACGACTTCATCTCCTTTCCTCTCAGCGAATCCTCTAAATGCTAATTCCAGTGCACTAATCCTTTCTGCACTAGCGGCTCGTTCGTCAGGCATTGCGCTGTGTCTGTGACTGTAGTTGAAAAAAAAAGACCAGTGTCAATCCCATACAAATACGATTAACGTTACATACAAATTAGGAGAACACACTAAATTTCTATGTTGATGGTATGTCCACAGAATCAACAATTTTTTCCAGAATTCGAACCTTCTGTGCGTGTGCATCAAGCTCATAAATCAAGTTCATGAAGGAAATTGTACAGATATAACATACCGTCGAACCCAGCCGCTCTTTTCCGTTTCGACATCAATCACATTTGGAGTCCTTGATTTTGATCCAGGATCTCCGTCTACTACTGTTGAGACGTGCTGCTCTGTGCTGCCATTAGAAGAATCTAGCTCGTCTGCTTCAGCTACCGTCAACAGTGGCCGCGCCTCTTTGACGGACATTTGAGCTATCCCCGCGGCGCACTGGTCAGCTCTTTTTTCTTCTGTCGATCTTGAAGGGGAGAGTAGCAAAAGGAAAATAAACACATACTCATTTAATACAGCAGTTCTGCTTACCAATATGTTCTGAAACTAAAGAACTTACATGGATTCGATGGCGGTGGGTTCGTGGTCAAGCGGATCTGCCGGACTGCTCATCTTCTCGCGCCGAAGAACTCAAGAAAAAGATTACTGCTAAACAGCACACGAACAGAAGCTATACCAAACTGAAATCAACTACTTCTGTGGCGAAATTTTATGACTGGAAATCACCACAAAGAGCCGAGAGGAGAGCTGGTTTTCAGATCTGGCTACAGAATCCTTGCGATGAAGCAGAAAACTCCACAGGTAGGCAATAGTTGAGTACATTAATTAGGTAGGGACAACTTTCTATATGATGGTGGCCAGGACAGGAAACAATAAATGAGCAAGAACAGGTATAGACTGTTCCTTCCTACAACGCGTGCGCCGTATTAACAGGCTATAATCATTTAAAGACAAAAGGCATAGATCCCAAGGTTGCATGCGTGCGGCAGCGATTCCGTAGGTGGTCGTCGCCGAGTGTTCCTAATCCACCTCCATGTGAACGACAGCTAGTGTGAGGTTCCTTGTCGAAACACACTGCTATTTTTAGCAAGACCGGAAGGACCATTGACTCGACGGGATTTTTGTAGTTTTACCTCGAGTTTTACACAAGAGCGTGACGAGCATCCCGAGGTCAAGTCATGCTTTTATAGCGTACCGAGGGTTCCTCGGTCTTTGAAAAGAAAAACCCATTACGTCTGGTTGACGGAGCCACGGAGGGAGTATACAAgtagaaaactttttcttttagCGGGGAAATACAAGTAGAAAACTACGCACTGCTACTCCCTAAAAGTACTCCCGTCCCCAAAAATACGAGCACTGGCTTTTAGTTGCTCGAGGTCAAGTCATGCATTTTACGGTAGGTCCCCATCATTTTTCTAATTTTTTGCAGGGGGATTTGCTTTACTATACTAGTACTCTCT
Proteins encoded in this window:
- the LOC123186816 gene encoding uncharacterized protein: MMVLDVKMIPAHHVMKRWTIDARDILPDHLKHYQKDTSPIESPTYRDSSLYNAALELVRLGDTNVKSYEFTINYIKEGLLNVAPLCNRGDGMSVLDKASSVARSNATSKIRGDMSMNMAADAQEFSELRHIHMAKCTRSESSCMNGGDANEGESSELMNDVFSPDRSHHELSAPPPKRLKGRPTTAREKAPYEKNVKRSRFCKICRGEGHKCTTCSMRGDAPVKPRKQSTCTNCGVAGHRRNSCGKKAMFNDKIVME